The following coding sequences lie in one Chloroflexota bacterium genomic window:
- a CDS encoding cyclic nucleotide-binding domain-containing protein produces the protein MRPFDHWLFIGTPSDLLAPVAAQGREVPFAVGDVLFREGDPSDGLYIILSGSVRVSAADERGEIQVAIARRNEVVGEMGVLDGEPRSATVTAAEPGSAYFLPSRPIIALLEQSPITCMRLMAILARKLRETNASIADVAGVASAEHVSQALAADSVEASTEPPRNRSETRSYLERALPLMDRIDGHFRRWLEIATA, from the coding sequence TTGAGACCATTTGACCACTGGCTGTTCATCGGGACGCCGTCGGACTTGCTGGCGCCGGTCGCCGCGCAGGGGCGCGAGGTGCCATTCGCAGTGGGCGATGTGCTCTTTCGCGAGGGAGATCCCTCCGACGGCCTCTACATCATTCTCAGCGGCTCAGTCCGCGTCTCGGCGGCCGACGAGCGAGGAGAGATTCAGGTCGCCATCGCCCGACGGAACGAGGTCGTCGGCGAGATGGGCGTGTTGGACGGTGAGCCGCGCTCCGCGACCGTGACCGCAGCGGAGCCCGGTTCGGCGTATTTTCTGCCGTCGCGTCCGATCATCGCCCTGCTCGAGCAATCGCCGATCACGTGCATGCGACTCATGGCGATCCTCGCGCGGAAGCTGCGGGAGACGAACGCTTCCATTGCGGACGTCGCGGGCGTCGCGTCGGCGGAGCACGTTTCGCAGGCGCTCGCCGCCGATTCCGTTGAGGCTTCAACCGAGCCCCCGCGAAACCGGTCCGAGACCCGATCGTATCTCGAGCGTGCGTTGCCGTTGATGGATCGGATCGACGGACACTTTCGACGGTGGCTGGAGATTGCGACGGCCG